One stretch of Variovorax sp. 54 DNA includes these proteins:
- a CDS encoding ABC transporter permease gives MGSLSLFFRLMAASISGQARYPASALLLTIGQFLGTGIEVVAVWALFHRFGEVQGWGIGEVALFYGLVNCMFALADALGRGFDVLGTEFLRTGTFDRLLLRPRPLALQLMGHDVRISRLGRLLQGLLVLAFATVQADIAWTPSAVAVALFAMAGGIALFLGILVLQGTLSFWTVESLEIANVLTYGGVQAAQYPLALYAQWFRRVLTFIVPLACVAYYPVLAILGKPDPLGAPAWVGWVSPLAGFVFLAAAFGAWRLGLRHYTSSGS, from the coding sequence ATGGGGTCGCTCTCTCTTTTCTTCCGCCTCATGGCCGCCTCCATCAGCGGCCAGGCCAGATACCCCGCGTCCGCACTGCTGCTCACGATAGGCCAGTTCCTCGGCACAGGCATCGAGGTGGTCGCCGTCTGGGCGCTGTTCCATCGCTTCGGCGAAGTGCAGGGCTGGGGCATCGGCGAGGTCGCGCTGTTCTATGGCCTGGTGAACTGCATGTTCGCCCTCGCCGACGCATTGGGCCGCGGCTTCGACGTGCTGGGCACCGAGTTCCTGCGCACCGGCACCTTCGACCGGCTGCTGCTGCGCCCGCGTCCGCTCGCGCTGCAGCTCATGGGCCACGACGTGCGCATCAGCCGCCTCGGCCGTCTGCTGCAGGGCCTGCTCGTGCTGGCCTTCGCGACCGTGCAGGCCGACATCGCGTGGACCCCGAGCGCGGTGGCGGTCGCGCTGTTCGCCATGGCCGGCGGCATCGCGCTGTTCCTCGGCATCCTCGTGCTGCAGGGCACGCTGTCGTTCTGGACCGTCGAAAGCCTGGAGATCGCCAACGTGCTCACCTACGGCGGCGTGCAGGCGGCGCAGTACCCGCTGGCGCTCTATGCGCAGTGGTTCCGCCGTGTGCTGACCTTCATCGTGCCGCTGGCCTGCGTGGCGTACTACCCGGTGCTGGCGATTCTGGGCAAGCCCGATCCGCTGGGCGCGCCGGCCTGGGTGGGATGGGTGTCGCCGCTCGCGGGCTTCGTGTTCCTCGCGGCGGCGTTCGGTGCGTGGCGCCTCGGGCTGCGCCACTACACCTCGTCGGGCAGCTGA
- a CDS encoding ABC transporter permease, with the protein MGLRDLARPYVAAFVSRFLQMLQYRTAALAGFATQCWWGGIKVMVFAAFYSGSAIAGAASSMSLAQAITYTWLAQGLLVLMPWLGDPEVAQAARTGAVAYDRLRPVDAYALWFARTAGWIAARLLPRVALMAAFAAVALPLMGLGDWAWQLPASAMAGAAFLLSVGLGLLLSTAMVMLLNVATTAALNERGIQAVATPVVIVFSGNLLPLALLPDAWQTALLVQPLAGLIDIPARLYFGQLNGWHALAGLGLQCFWIVALVAFGRVTMGRTMRSLQVQGG; encoded by the coding sequence ATGGGCCTGCGCGACCTCGCCCGGCCGTATGTCGCTGCGTTCGTCTCGCGCTTCCTGCAGATGCTGCAGTACCGCACGGCGGCGCTCGCGGGCTTTGCCACGCAGTGCTGGTGGGGCGGCATCAAGGTGATGGTGTTCGCCGCGTTCTACAGCGGCAGCGCCATCGCGGGCGCGGCCTCGTCGATGTCGCTGGCCCAGGCCATCACCTACACCTGGCTCGCGCAAGGCCTGCTGGTGCTGATGCCCTGGCTCGGCGACCCAGAGGTGGCGCAGGCCGCGCGCACGGGTGCGGTGGCCTACGACCGGCTGCGCCCGGTGGACGCGTACGCGCTGTGGTTCGCGCGCACCGCTGGATGGATCGCGGCGCGCCTGCTGCCGCGCGTGGCGCTCATGGCGGCCTTCGCGGCGGTCGCGTTGCCGCTGATGGGGCTGGGCGACTGGGCCTGGCAGCTGCCTGCGAGCGCGATGGCTGGCGCGGCGTTCCTGCTGTCGGTGGGGCTCGGCCTCTTGCTCTCGACCGCGATGGTGATGCTGCTCAACGTGGCGACCACGGCAGCGCTCAACGAGCGCGGCATCCAGGCGGTGGCGACTCCCGTGGTCATCGTGTTCTCGGGCAACCTGCTGCCGCTGGCGCTGCTGCCCGACGCCTGGCAGACCGCGCTGCTGGTGCAGCCGCTGGCCGGGCTGATCGACATTCCGGCGCGGCTGTACTTCGGGCAGCTGAACGGGTGGCACGCGTTGGCCGGCCTGGGGCTGCAGTGCTTCTGGATCGTCGCGCTGGTCGCGTTCGGGCGGGTGACGATGGGGCGGACGATGCGCAGTCTGCAGGTGCAGGGTGGCTAG
- a CDS encoding HAD-IIB family hydrolase, whose translation MSSPPLPASPHHLLPLTRWPADARATLTGVFTDIDDTLTTDGAITPDALKALADLKAAGLAVVAITGRPVGWSLPFVNSWPVDAIVAENGAVALRPAPNGGVEKRYQQDAATRAANFARMQAVLARIEREIPGAGRATDSPGRETDIAIDHSEFVTLDDDTIARVVALMRGEGMHATVSSIHINGWYGDNDKLEGARWIVRELWGRTLDDEMDRWAYVGDSTNDQLMFRSFAHSIGVANVARFVPQLEHLPRYVTQGERGAGFAEAAHAVLSAR comes from the coding sequence ATGTCTTCGCCTCCCCTGCCCGCTTCGCCCCACCACCTGTTGCCGCTGACGCGCTGGCCCGCCGACGCGCGCGCGACGCTGACCGGCGTGTTCACCGACATCGACGACACGCTGACCACCGACGGCGCCATCACGCCCGACGCGCTGAAGGCGCTGGCCGACCTGAAGGCCGCGGGCCTCGCGGTGGTGGCGATCACCGGCCGGCCCGTGGGCTGGAGCCTGCCCTTCGTGAACAGCTGGCCGGTCGATGCCATCGTGGCCGAGAACGGCGCGGTGGCGCTGCGGCCTGCGCCGAACGGGGGTGTCGAAAAGCGCTACCAGCAGGACGCCGCCACGCGCGCCGCCAACTTCGCGCGCATGCAAGCCGTGCTGGCGCGCATCGAGCGCGAGATTCCCGGCGCCGGCCGCGCCACCGACTCGCCCGGGCGCGAGACCGACATCGCGATCGACCACAGCGAGTTCGTGACGCTCGACGACGACACCATCGCGCGCGTCGTCGCACTGATGCGCGGCGAAGGCATGCACGCCACCGTGAGCAGCATCCACATCAACGGCTGGTACGGCGACAACGACAAGCTCGAAGGCGCGCGCTGGATCGTGCGCGAGCTCTGGGGCCGCACGCTCGACGACGAGATGGACCGCTGGGCCTATGTGGGCGACTCCACCAACGACCAGCTGATGTTCCGCAGCTTCGCGCACAGCATCGGCGTGGCGAACGTCGCGCGCTTCGTGCCGCAGCTGGAGCACCTGCCGCGCTACGTGACGCAGGGCGAGCGCGGCGCGGGCTTTGCCGAGGCCGCGCACGCGGTGCTGTCGGCGCGCTGA
- a CDS encoding porin yields MKKSLLVLAAIAACGAASAQSTVTLFGVVDAAYRNVANKSVSTTPFGPAYSVKASRSELANSGLSSSRLGFRGVEDLGGGLSASFWLEAPITNDDGATGVSSFTRRSTVSLAGSFGELRLGRDKTATVMNEEQFDPFGDTGIGGSLIIDANEASMSGSGYGSNSTYKRASNMVQYFLPRLGGLYGNVAYGLAEQTRLSPDTAASTNTGRHIGGRLGYTTGPFDIAASYAQNDTSFTSGSGAAAVARPGKIKTFNLGATYDFGVAKLFGEISRSKDERNALNIFTTGQDVDLTGYLLGVTVPVGPGVIRASYSQVKYDFNRVPVFGVNNADPKASKLALGYVHNLSKRTALYGTVARVSNKNGAGLTVGAGPSYATTFNRTALQAKSSMGYEFGIRHTF; encoded by the coding sequence ATGAAAAAATCCCTGCTTGTTCTGGCTGCCATCGCAGCCTGCGGCGCCGCGTCGGCGCAATCGACCGTGACCCTGTTCGGCGTGGTCGATGCCGCCTACCGCAACGTAGCGAACAAGAGCGTTTCGACCACCCCCTTCGGCCCCGCCTACAGCGTGAAGGCCAGCCGCAGCGAGCTGGCGAATTCGGGCCTGAGCTCGAGCCGCCTCGGCTTCCGCGGCGTGGAAGACCTCGGCGGCGGCCTGTCGGCCAGCTTCTGGCTCGAAGCCCCGATCACCAACGACGACGGCGCCACCGGCGTGTCGAGCTTCACCCGCCGTTCGACGGTGAGCCTGGCAGGCAGCTTCGGCGAACTGCGCCTGGGCCGCGACAAGACCGCGACGGTGATGAACGAAGAACAGTTCGATCCGTTCGGCGACACCGGCATCGGCGGCTCGCTGATCATCGACGCCAACGAAGCCAGCATGTCGGGCAGCGGCTACGGCAGCAACAGCACCTACAAGCGCGCGAGCAACATGGTGCAGTACTTCCTGCCGCGCCTGGGCGGCCTGTACGGCAACGTGGCCTACGGCCTGGCCGAGCAGACGCGTCTGTCGCCCGACACCGCCGCCAGCACCAACACCGGCCGCCACATCGGCGGGCGCCTGGGCTACACGACGGGTCCGTTCGACATCGCCGCCAGCTACGCGCAGAACGACACCAGCTTCACGTCCGGCAGCGGTGCCGCCGCCGTGGCGCGCCCGGGCAAGATCAAGACCTTCAACCTCGGCGCGACCTACGACTTCGGCGTGGCCAAGCTGTTCGGCGAAATCTCGCGTTCGAAGGACGAGCGCAACGCGCTGAACATCTTCACGACCGGCCAGGACGTGGACCTCACCGGCTACCTGCTGGGCGTGACCGTGCCGGTCGGCCCGGGCGTGATCCGCGCGTCGTACTCGCAGGTCAAGTACGACTTCAACCGCGTGCCCGTGTTCGGCGTGAACAACGCCGATCCGAAGGCCAGCAAGCTCGCGCTGGGCTACGTGCACAACCTGTCCAAGCGCACCGCGCTGTACGGCACGGTCGCGCGCGTCAGCAACAAGAACGGCGCAGGCCTCACGGTGGGTGCAGGCCCGTCGTACGCCACCACGTTCAACCGCACGGCGCTGCAGGCCAAGAGCTCGATGGGCTACGAGTTCGGCATCCGCCACACGTTCTGA
- a CDS encoding Bug family tripartite tricarboxylate transporter substrate binding protein, with protein MLRRSSLLCAATLAACGLVSPLAAFAQQAFPSKPIKLVIAFPAGGPTDITMRQLADNASKILGQPVIIDNKPGAGGTLPAQALQTAQPDGYTVAQIPLGVFRLGYTTKINWDPLKDITYVLNVTGYAFGIVVPADSPFKTWADFVAYAKANPGKLTYGSTGNLTSPHLTTEIIAQKAGITLQHVPYKGSADLMLAVVSGQLMAAADSTGFAPQVEAGKLRVLNTWGDKRLAKFPDAPTLKELGYDVVQNSPFGIGAPKGTSPEVVKKLHDAFKQAMEEPSYVASLGRYDMLPNYMSSATYTKFAQDTVVREKVIIDKLGLAKEK; from the coding sequence ATGCTTCGCCGCTCTTCGCTCCTCTGTGCCGCCACGCTTGCCGCGTGTGGCCTCGTCTCCCCGCTGGCGGCCTTTGCGCAGCAGGCCTTTCCCTCCAAGCCCATCAAGCTGGTCATCGCCTTTCCCGCCGGCGGCCCGACCGACATCACCATGCGCCAGCTGGCCGACAACGCCAGCAAGATTCTTGGCCAGCCCGTGATCATCGACAACAAGCCCGGCGCTGGCGGCACGCTGCCCGCGCAGGCGCTGCAGACCGCGCAGCCCGACGGCTACACCGTCGCGCAGATTCCGCTGGGCGTGTTCCGCCTGGGCTACACCACCAAGATCAACTGGGACCCGCTCAAGGACATCACCTACGTGCTGAACGTCACCGGCTATGCCTTCGGCATCGTCGTGCCGGCCGACAGCCCGTTCAAGACCTGGGCCGACTTTGTGGCCTACGCCAAGGCCAACCCCGGCAAGCTCACCTACGGCTCGACCGGCAACCTGACCAGCCCGCATCTCACGACCGAAATCATTGCGCAGAAGGCCGGCATCACGCTGCAGCACGTGCCCTACAAGGGCAGCGCCGACCTGATGCTGGCCGTGGTCAGCGGCCAGCTCATGGCCGCCGCCGACAGCACCGGCTTCGCGCCGCAGGTCGAGGCCGGCAAGCTGCGCGTGCTCAACACCTGGGGCGACAAGCGCCTGGCCAAGTTCCCCGACGCGCCCACGCTGAAAGAGCTGGGCTACGACGTGGTGCAGAACTCGCCCTTCGGCATCGGCGCGCCCAAGGGCACCTCGCCCGAAGTCGTGAAGAAGCTGCACGACGCCTTCAAGCAGGCGATGGAAGAGCCGAGCTACGTCGCTTCGCTCGGCCGCTACGACATGCTGCCCAACTACATGAGCTCGGCCACGTACACCAAGTTCGCGCAGGACACGGTGGTGCGCGAGAAGGTGATCATCGACAAGCTGGGGTTGGCGAAGGAGAAGTGA
- a CDS encoding histone deacetylase family protein, producing the protein MLTIYNDQHALHQGKVEMFRGELVPCFEVPARVDHVRHELERRGLGPLQAPDAFDEALLAKVHAPRYLDFIAHAWDEWVALDATNATRDALPSYWPTRGMRTDVLPKSFPARLGLFSFDAGTPLMAGSWVAARHGAACAWTAAQRVIGGERSAFALTRPPGHHAGADFFGGYCFVNNAAVAAQALRDAGVERVAVLDVDYHHGNGTQAIFYERSDVHFASLHGDPLTDYPYYLGHADERGAGKGEGFNHNLPLPRGTDFTAWRAALKTALDGIAKVKAGALVVSLGVDTFEGDPISGFKLKSDDYLRMGEDLARAGLPTVFVFEGGYAVAEVGVNAVNVLEGFAQK; encoded by the coding sequence ATGCTCACCATCTACAACGACCAGCACGCACTGCACCAAGGCAAAGTCGAAATGTTCCGGGGCGAGCTGGTGCCCTGCTTCGAGGTGCCCGCCCGCGTCGACCATGTGAGGCACGAGCTGGAACGGCGCGGCCTCGGCCCGCTGCAGGCGCCCGATGCGTTCGATGAAGCGCTGCTGGCGAAGGTGCATGCACCGCGCTACCTCGACTTCATCGCCCATGCCTGGGACGAGTGGGTGGCGCTCGACGCCACCAATGCCACGCGCGACGCGCTGCCCTCGTACTGGCCCACGCGCGGCATGCGCACCGACGTGCTGCCGAAGAGTTTTCCCGCACGCCTGGGCCTCTTCTCGTTCGACGCCGGCACGCCGCTGATGGCCGGCAGTTGGGTCGCTGCGCGCCATGGCGCGGCGTGCGCGTGGACCGCGGCGCAGCGCGTCATCGGCGGCGAGCGCAGCGCCTTCGCGCTCACGCGCCCGCCGGGCCACCACGCGGGCGCCGACTTCTTCGGCGGCTACTGCTTCGTCAACAACGCCGCCGTCGCCGCGCAGGCGCTGCGCGACGCGGGCGTCGAACGCGTGGCCGTGCTCGACGTCGACTACCACCACGGCAACGGCACGCAGGCCATCTTCTACGAGCGCAGCGACGTGCACTTCGCCAGCCTTCATGGCGACCCGCTCACCGACTACCCGTACTACCTGGGCCATGCCGACGAGCGCGGCGCCGGCAAGGGCGAGGGCTTCAATCACAACCTGCCGCTACCGCGCGGCACCGATTTCACGGCCTGGCGCGCGGCGCTCAAGACAGCGCTCGACGGCATCGCGAAGGTCAAGGCCGGCGCGCTCGTGGTCTCGCTGGGCGTCGACACCTTCGAGGGCGACCCGATCTCGGGCTTCAAGCTGAAGAGCGACGACTACCTGCGCATGGGCGAAGACCTCGCGCGCGCGGGCCTGCCCACCGTGTTCGTGTTCGAGGGCGGCTACGCGGTCGCCGAGGTGGGTGTGAACGCGGTCAACGTTCTCGAAGGCTTCGCGCAGAAGTAA
- a CDS encoding ornithine cyclodeaminase, with translation MTRFIDVHSLVRLVDETGVPQFLVTLADALRDDFLRWREFDKKARVASHSHLGVIELMPVADDGAYAFKYVNGHPHNTQVGLPTVMAFGVLAEVDTGYPVLLSELTLTTALRTAATSAMAAKALARPDARSLAIIGNGSQSEFQALAFHALLGIEQVRVFDTDPHATDKLVRHLAACTPMEIVRAGSTAEAVRGADIVTTITAYQGHATVLTPDMIEPGMHINAVGGDSPGKTELHPDVLRGARVFVEYEPQTRIEGEIQQLPPDFPVHELWRVLVGEVPGRERPDQVTVFDSVGFALEDYTALRCIQQLALERGVGRQIALVPELDDPKDLFGLTASGRRRAVLRRAA, from the coding sequence ATGACCCGCTTCATCGATGTTCACAGCCTGGTTCGCCTGGTGGATGAGACCGGCGTCCCGCAATTCCTCGTCACCCTGGCGGACGCGCTGCGCGACGATTTCCTGCGCTGGCGCGAGTTCGACAAGAAGGCGCGCGTGGCCAGCCATTCGCACCTGGGCGTGATCGAACTCATGCCCGTGGCCGACGACGGCGCCTACGCCTTCAAGTACGTCAACGGCCACCCGCACAACACGCAGGTCGGCCTGCCCACGGTCATGGCCTTCGGGGTGCTGGCCGAGGTCGACACGGGCTACCCCGTGCTGCTGTCCGAACTCACGCTCACCACCGCGCTGCGCACGGCCGCCACCTCGGCCATGGCCGCCAAGGCGCTGGCGCGGCCCGACGCGCGCAGCCTCGCCATCATCGGCAACGGCTCGCAGAGCGAGTTCCAGGCGCTGGCCTTCCATGCGCTGCTGGGCATCGAGCAGGTGCGCGTGTTCGACACCGACCCGCACGCCACCGACAAGCTGGTGCGCCACCTCGCGGCCTGCACGCCGATGGAGATCGTGCGCGCCGGCTCCACCGCCGAGGCGGTGCGCGGCGCCGACATCGTGACCACCATCACCGCCTACCAGGGCCACGCGACGGTGCTCACGCCCGACATGATCGAGCCCGGCATGCACATCAACGCCGTCGGCGGTGATTCGCCCGGCAAGACCGAGCTGCACCCCGACGTGCTGCGCGGCGCGCGCGTGTTCGTCGAGTACGAGCCGCAGACCCGCATCGAGGGCGAGATCCAGCAACTGCCGCCCGACTTCCCGGTGCACGAGCTGTGGCGCGTGCTGGTGGGCGAAGTGCCCGGGCGCGAGCGGCCGGATCAGGTGACGGTGTTCGACTCGGTCGGCTTCGCGCTGGAGGACTACACGGCGCTGCGCTGCATCCAGCAGCTGGCGCTGGAGCGCGGCGTGGGCCGGCAGATTGCGCTGGTGCCCGAGCTCGACGATCCGAAGGACCTGTTCGGTCTCACGGCCTCGGGGCGGCGCCGGGCGGTGCTGCGGCGTGCGGCATGA